In Asanoa sp. WMMD1127, one genomic interval encodes:
- a CDS encoding DUF4244 domain-containing protein has protein sequence MRKLLNGLRDDAGMTTAEYAVGTLAAVAFAATLLKVVGSDKITAALAAVISRALG, from the coding sequence GTGCGCAAACTCCTCAACGGGCTGCGCGACGACGCGGGCATGACGACCGCGGAGTACGCCGTCGGCACCCTCGCCGCCGTCGCCTTCGCTGCCACGCTGCTGAAAGTCGTCGGATCCGACAAGATAACCGCCGCGCTTGCCGCGGTCATCAGCCGAGCGCTCGGCTGA
- the acs gene encoding acetate--CoA ligase, which produces MSETLANLLQENRRFEPPAALAEAANVKADAYAEADSDRLAYWATQAKRLHWAKEWDQVLDWTNPPFAKWFVGGELNVAYNCLDRHVAAGNGDKVAIHWEGEPGDTRTLTYSDLHKLTCQAANALTDLGVTAGDRVAIYLPMIPEAAVAMLACARIGATHSVVFGGFSADALSGRIQDASAKVVITADGGYRRGKPSGLKTIVDEAVAQCPTIEHVLVVRRTEQDVAWGDKDLWWHETVETASAEHEAQPFDAEHPLFILYTSGTTAKPKGILHTSGGYLTQASYTHHAVFDLKPETDVYWCTADIGWVTGHSYIVYGPLSNGATQVMYEGTPDTPHKGRFWDIVDKYGVTILYTAPTLIRTMMKWGDEFPAAANLSSLRVLGSVGEPINPEAWMWYRKNIGHDNTPVVDTWWQTETGAIMISPLPGDTAAKPGSAMRPLPGISADVVDDEGKTVPNGGGGFLVLREPWPSMLRTIWGDDQRFIDTYWSRFEGMYFAGDGAKKDSDGDLWLLGRVDDVMLVSGHNISTTEVESALVSHPSVAEAAVVGATDPTTGQAIVAFTIPRGSVDSSGEAGEALIKELRDHVAKTLGPIAKPRQIMLVPELPKTRSGKIMRRLLRDVAEHRSLGDVTTLQDSTVMDLISDGMKTSKSDDD; this is translated from the coding sequence ATGAGCGAGACCTTGGCGAACTTGCTACAGGAGAATCGACGTTTCGAACCACCGGCCGCGCTCGCCGAGGCAGCCAATGTCAAGGCGGACGCCTACGCGGAGGCCGACAGCGACCGGCTGGCCTACTGGGCCACGCAGGCGAAGCGGCTCCACTGGGCCAAGGAGTGGGACCAGGTCCTCGACTGGACGAACCCGCCGTTCGCGAAGTGGTTCGTCGGCGGCGAGCTCAACGTGGCCTACAACTGCCTCGACCGGCACGTGGCGGCCGGCAACGGCGACAAGGTCGCGATCCACTGGGAGGGCGAGCCGGGCGACACCCGTACCCTCACCTATTCCGACCTGCACAAGCTGACCTGCCAGGCGGCCAACGCGCTGACCGACCTCGGCGTCACGGCCGGCGACCGGGTCGCGATCTACCTGCCGATGATCCCCGAGGCCGCGGTGGCGATGCTGGCCTGTGCCCGGATCGGCGCCACCCACAGCGTGGTGTTCGGCGGCTTCTCGGCCGACGCGCTGTCGGGCCGCATCCAGGACGCCAGCGCCAAGGTGGTGATCACCGCCGACGGCGGCTACCGGCGCGGCAAGCCGTCGGGGCTCAAGACGATCGTCGACGAGGCGGTCGCGCAGTGCCCGACGATCGAGCACGTGCTGGTCGTCCGCCGCACCGAGCAGGACGTGGCCTGGGGCGACAAGGACCTGTGGTGGCACGAGACCGTCGAGACGGCCAGTGCCGAGCACGAGGCGCAGCCGTTCGACGCCGAGCACCCGCTGTTCATCCTCTACACCAGCGGCACGACGGCCAAGCCCAAGGGCATCCTGCACACGTCGGGCGGCTACCTGACGCAGGCCTCGTACACCCATCATGCGGTGTTCGACCTGAAGCCGGAGACCGACGTCTACTGGTGCACGGCCGACATCGGCTGGGTGACCGGCCACTCCTACATCGTCTACGGGCCGCTCTCCAACGGCGCGACCCAGGTGATGTACGAGGGCACGCCGGACACTCCCCACAAAGGACGGTTCTGGGACATCGTCGACAAGTACGGCGTAACCATCCTTTACACGGCCCCGACGTTGATCCGCACGATGATGAAGTGGGGCGACGAGTTCCCGGCAGCGGCGAACCTGTCGTCACTGCGCGTGCTCGGCTCGGTCGGTGAGCCGATCAACCCCGAGGCCTGGATGTGGTACCGCAAGAACATCGGCCACGACAACACCCCCGTCGTCGACACGTGGTGGCAGACGGAGACCGGCGCCATCATGATCTCCCCGTTGCCGGGCGACACCGCGGCCAAGCCGGGCAGCGCGATGCGGCCGTTGCCGGGCATCAGCGCAGACGTGGTCGACGACGAGGGCAAGACCGTGCCCAACGGCGGTGGCGGTTTCCTCGTGCTGCGCGAGCCGTGGCCGTCGATGCTGCGCACCATCTGGGGCGACGACCAGCGCTTCATCGACACCTACTGGAGCCGGTTCGAGGGCATGTACTTCGCCGGCGACGGCGCCAAGAAGGACTCCGACGGTGACCTGTGGCTGCTGGGCCGGGTTGACGACGTGATGCTGGTGTCGGGCCACAACATCTCCACCACCGAGGTCGAGTCGGCGCTGGTGTCGCACCCGTCGGTGGCCGAGGCCGCGGTGGTCGGCGCGACCGACCCCACCACCGGCCAGGCGATCGTCGCGTTCACGATCCCGCGCGGCTCGGTCGACAGCTCGGGCGAGGCCGGCGAGGCGCTGATCAAGGAACTGCGCGACCACGTGGCGAAGACGCTCGGCCCGATCGCCAAGCCGCGGCAGATCATGCTCGTACCCGAACTGCCCAAGACCCGGTCCGGAAAGATCATGCGGCGGCTGTTGCGGGACGTGGCCGAGCACCGGTCGCTCGGCGATGTGACCACATTGCAAGATTCGACGGTGATGGATCTCATTTCGGACGGCATGAAAACGTCCAAATCAGACGACGACTAG
- a CDS encoding aromatic ring-hydroxylating dioxygenase subunit alpha, with protein sequence MLPAVAYLSDDVLAWERRHLFAGSWVALGRTTALAAPGNQRAVTVGDVGVLLTFDGGGPRAFANVCRHRGHELLAAGETADRPAVLCPYHGWSYALDGHVRTAPRMGPSFDADAYGLVELPAVDWHGWLFVNATGTARPFTEHVGAMARHVAPYRPEALVGKARHEYEAAANWKLLVENYHECYHCPLIHPELCAVSPPSSGSNWREPGAWVGGSMDLRDHAETMSLDGRSHGVALAGVDPRLVRYLGLFPNLLVSLHPDYVMTHLLEPLSPQRTRVTCEWLFPDEVADPAYAVEFWDLTNRQDWAACESVQRGVSSPHFVPGPLAPNENAVYDWVSLVARVYRDPAAELS encoded by the coding sequence ATGCTTCCCGCGGTCGCCTACCTCAGCGACGACGTGCTGGCCTGGGAACGCCGGCACCTGTTCGCCGGCTCGTGGGTCGCGTTGGGTCGCACGACCGCTCTGGCCGCGCCCGGCAACCAACGCGCCGTCACCGTAGGCGATGTCGGCGTGCTGCTGACGTTCGACGGCGGCGGACCGCGGGCGTTCGCCAACGTCTGCCGCCACCGCGGGCACGAGCTGCTGGCCGCCGGCGAGACCGCGGACCGACCGGCGGTGCTCTGCCCGTACCACGGCTGGTCCTATGCCCTGGACGGCCACGTACGGACCGCGCCCCGGATGGGCCCCTCCTTCGACGCCGACGCGTACGGCCTCGTCGAACTGCCGGCCGTCGACTGGCACGGCTGGCTGTTCGTCAACGCGACCGGCACGGCCCGGCCGTTCACCGAGCACGTCGGGGCGATGGCCCGCCACGTCGCGCCGTACCGACCGGAGGCGCTGGTCGGCAAGGCCCGCCACGAGTACGAGGCGGCCGCCAACTGGAAGCTCCTCGTGGAGAACTACCACGAGTGCTACCACTGCCCGCTGATCCACCCTGAACTCTGCGCCGTCTCGCCGCCGAGCTCCGGCAGCAACTGGCGCGAGCCGGGCGCCTGGGTCGGCGGCTCGATGGACCTGCGCGACCACGCGGAAACGATGTCGCTGGACGGCCGTTCCCACGGCGTCGCACTGGCCGGTGTCGACCCGCGGCTGGTCCGCTACCTCGGCCTCTTCCCCAATCTGCTCGTCTCGCTGCATCCCGACTACGTCATGACCCACCTCCTCGAACCCCTGTCACCACAGCGCACCCGGGTCACCTGCGAGTGGCTGTTCCCGGACGAGGTCGCCGACCCCGCGTACGCCGTCGAGTTCTGGGATCTCACCAACCGCCAGGACTGGGCGGCCTGCGAGTCCGTCCAACGTGGAGTATCGTCACCTCACTTCGTGCCGGGACCGCTGGCGCCCAACGAGAACGCGGTCTACGACTGGGTGTCGCTCGTCGCCCGCGTTTACCGCGACCCGGCGGCCGAGCTCTCCTGA
- a CDS encoding type II secretion system F family protein — MAPLRRASAARRRLARIAGVPKQRKRPDVAKLGALATAAATALVVDGWWGLGLAPPAAFAAHRILGRLEPPEAKERRLRETADAPICADLIAAALRAGAPVDVAVLGVAEALGGPLRERLTTVGRSLRLGADPDEAWSHIAGMPGGSRIAAAAIRSSASGSALAGALTRLADDLRADRAAALEAAARRAGVLVVLPLGFCFLPAFILAGLVPVIVALLGDVL; from the coding sequence ATGGCGCCGTTGAGGCGGGCTTCGGCTGCGCGGCGCCGGCTGGCGCGCATCGCGGGCGTGCCCAAGCAGCGCAAGCGTCCTGACGTGGCGAAGCTCGGCGCCTTGGCCACTGCGGCCGCGACGGCCCTGGTCGTCGACGGCTGGTGGGGGCTCGGGCTGGCACCACCGGCGGCCTTCGCCGCGCACCGGATCCTCGGACGCCTCGAACCGCCCGAGGCGAAGGAGCGGCGACTGCGCGAGACGGCCGACGCGCCGATCTGCGCTGACCTGATCGCCGCCGCGCTCCGTGCCGGCGCGCCGGTCGACGTGGCGGTACTCGGCGTCGCCGAAGCGCTCGGCGGACCGCTGCGGGAACGGCTGACCACGGTGGGTCGCTCGCTGCGGTTGGGCGCCGACCCCGACGAGGCCTGGAGCCATATTGCTGGGATGCCGGGCGGCAGCCGGATCGCCGCGGCCGCCATCCGATCGTCGGCGAGCGGGTCCGCGCTCGCGGGGGCGCTCACCCGCTTGGCCGACGACCTACGCGCCGACCGGGCCGCGGCCCTGGAGGCGGCGGCGCGCAGGGCCGGCGTGCTTGTCGTACTCCCACTCGGCTTCTGTTTCCTGCCGGCCTTCATCCTCGCCGGTCTCGTACCGGTGATCGTCGCTCTTCTCGGCGACGTCCTCTGA
- a CDS encoding TadA family conjugal transfer-associated ATPase — protein sequence MLPANPPPFGHSSADLAGRVRRRFAAGRDEVSPAAVVAAVRETGGPALGDRDVLRLATRVHDDLVGAGPLGPLLADPEVTDVLVNATEVWVDRGSGLRRERVGLPSPEAARRLAQRLVGATGRRLDDGSPYADAILPDGTRLHAVLPPVATGGPYLSLRTFRRRPFTLADLVTCRTVPAPVADLLAAVVAARLAYLVVGGTGSGKTTLLNTLIELVPRDERIVLVEDATELRPAHPHVVSLQCRVSNVEGEGEVEMTDLVRQALRMRPDRLVVGECRGAEIVDLLRALNTGHEGGAGTLHANAIADVPARLEALGLLGGLPRLALHAQVTAALQVVLQMRRSMSGRVLETVGLVAAEGPDRFVTVRPVWERSTGIGVAAPDLGSLLAARGVRVPELLWPGAR from the coding sequence GTGTTGCCGGCGAATCCGCCGCCGTTCGGGCACTCGTCGGCCGACCTGGCCGGGCGGGTCCGCCGGCGGTTCGCGGCGGGGCGCGACGAGGTCAGCCCGGCCGCCGTCGTTGCCGCGGTGCGGGAGACCGGCGGCCCGGCGCTCGGCGATCGCGACGTGCTGCGGTTGGCGACCCGGGTGCACGACGACCTGGTCGGCGCCGGTCCGCTCGGGCCGTTGCTGGCCGACCCGGAGGTCACCGACGTGCTGGTCAACGCGACGGAGGTGTGGGTCGACCGCGGGAGCGGGTTGCGGCGGGAGCGGGTCGGGCTGCCGTCGCCCGAGGCGGCCCGGCGGCTCGCGCAACGGCTGGTGGGGGCGACGGGGCGACGCCTCGACGACGGTTCGCCCTACGCGGACGCGATCCTGCCCGACGGCACCCGGTTGCACGCGGTGCTGCCGCCGGTGGCGACGGGCGGGCCCTACCTCTCGCTGCGTACGTTCCGGCGCCGCCCGTTCACCCTCGCCGACCTGGTGACCTGCCGCACGGTCCCGGCGCCGGTGGCCGATCTGCTGGCGGCGGTGGTGGCGGCCCGCCTGGCGTATCTGGTGGTCGGTGGCACCGGCTCCGGCAAGACCACGTTGCTCAACACGCTGATCGAGCTGGTCCCGCGCGACGAGCGGATCGTGCTGGTGGAGGACGCGACCGAGCTGCGCCCGGCCCATCCGCACGTGGTCAGCCTGCAGTGCCGAGTGTCCAACGTGGAGGGCGAAGGCGAGGTCGAGATGACCGACCTGGTCCGCCAGGCGCTCCGGATGCGCCCGGACCGCCTGGTCGTAGGCGAGTGCCGCGGCGCCGAGATCGTCGACCTGTTGCGGGCGCTGAACACAGGCCACGAGGGCGGCGCGGGGACGCTGCACGCCAACGCGATCGCCGACGTCCCGGCGCGGCTCGAGGCTTTGGGGTTGCTGGGCGGTTTGCCCCGGCTGGCGCTGCACGCCCAGGTGACGGCGGCGCTGCAGGTCGTCCTGCAGATGCGGCGCTCGATGTCGGGGCGGGTGCTGGAAACAGTCGGCCTGGTCGCCGCCGAGGGACCGGACCGGTTCGTGACAGTGCGACCGGTGTGGGAACGCTCGACCGGCATAGGAGTCGCGGCCCCGGACCTGGGCTCCCTGTTGGCCGCCCGCGGCGTCCGCGTCCCGGAACTGCTCTGGCCGGGTGCCCGATGA
- a CDS encoding Rv3654c family TadE-like protein, with translation MSARPRDSGAATVWVLAVGLAFVLLGMACAAVGVAAVGRHRAQTAADFGALAGAARTLEGPAAACARAGEIAGANGGRVTSCVVHGFEIVVAVEVIVRLPPGGVLRAATARARAGPVGWPS, from the coding sequence GTGAGCGCTCGGCCCCGCGACAGCGGCGCGGCGACGGTGTGGGTGCTGGCCGTCGGGTTGGCGTTCGTGCTGCTCGGCATGGCGTGCGCGGCGGTCGGCGTGGCCGCGGTCGGTCGGCATCGCGCGCAGACGGCGGCCGACTTCGGCGCGCTCGCCGGTGCGGCCCGCACGCTGGAAGGACCGGCGGCCGCGTGCGCCCGTGCCGGCGAGATCGCCGGCGCCAACGGCGGTCGGGTGACCAGCTGCGTCGTCCACGGCTTCGAGATCGTGGTGGCCGTGGAGGTCATCGTCCGGCTGCCACCAGGCGGTGTGCTGCGGGCCGCGACGGCGCGGGCTCGGGCTGGGCCGGTCGGCTGGCCGTCGTGA
- the ssd gene encoding septum site-determining protein Ssd — MTADADLLEELLRIAAAAGTEVDVAPDPAAARPRWSRAPLVVVGADQAGPCLGARLPRRQRVVLAGCGPGAVASPAESLGAEYVVRLPEAEEWLLRRFSALSPADGAGRVVAVLGGRGGAGASVLAGALAVTAARDGRRTLLVDADPFGGGLDLILGWEGVDGLRWPGLAGAEGALDPLALVRSLPQRGDLVMVSFDRGEPLPLPAAAMAAVLDAGRRARDVVVVDLPRRLDDAAVAALQGADLALLVVPAELRATAAATQLAKAVALHCASVSVVVRGPAPGNLSAAEVARSVGFPLAGLLAPEPGLARGLEHGQAPAAAGRGPLVALCREVLGSLFDATGEVAA, encoded by the coding sequence GTGACGGCCGATGCCGACCTGCTGGAGGAGCTGCTGCGCATCGCGGCGGCGGCCGGCACCGAGGTCGACGTCGCGCCCGACCCGGCGGCCGCGCGACCACGCTGGTCCCGGGCGCCCCTGGTCGTGGTCGGCGCTGATCAGGCCGGCCCCTGCCTCGGGGCGCGCCTGCCGCGTCGCCAGCGGGTGGTCCTGGCCGGTTGTGGGCCGGGCGCCGTGGCGTCGCCGGCCGAGTCACTCGGCGCCGAATATGTCGTGCGGCTACCCGAGGCTGAAGAGTGGCTTTTGCGGCGGTTCAGCGCACTGTCGCCAGCCGATGGCGCCGGTCGGGTGGTCGCGGTGCTCGGCGGTCGCGGTGGGGCCGGCGCAAGCGTGCTGGCCGGCGCCCTGGCGGTGACGGCAGCCCGCGATGGCCGGCGGACGTTGCTGGTCGACGCCGACCCGTTCGGCGGCGGCCTCGATCTCATCCTCGGCTGGGAGGGCGTCGACGGGCTGCGCTGGCCCGGCCTGGCCGGTGCCGAGGGTGCGCTCGACCCGCTGGCCCTGGTCCGCTCGCTGCCGCAGCGCGGCGACCTGGTGATGGTCTCGTTCGACCGCGGCGAGCCACTGCCCCTGCCGGCCGCCGCGATGGCCGCCGTGCTCGACGCCGGCCGCCGGGCCCGCGACGTCGTGGTGGTCGACCTGCCCCGCCGGCTCGACGACGCGGCCGTGGCGGCGCTGCAGGGCGCCGACCTGGCCTTGCTGGTGGTGCCGGCCGAGCTCCGCGCGACCGCGGCGGCGACCCAGCTGGCCAAGGCGGTGGCGCTGCACTGCGCGTCGGTCTCGGTCGTGGTCCGCGGGCCCGCGCCCGGGAACCTGTCGGCGGCCGAGGTGGCGCGGTCCGTCGGCTTCCCGTTGGCCGGCCTGTTGGCGCCCGAGCCGGGCCTGGCGCGCGGGCTCGAGCACGGCCAGGCACCGGCCGCGGCGGGCAGGGGGCCGCTGGTCGCGTTGTGTCGCGAGGTGCTGGGTTCGCTGTTCGACGCGACCGGGGAGGTGGCGGCGTGA
- a CDS encoding immune inhibitor A domain-containing protein codes for MGLLGLSLAATTSFALSGAALGQSPSAAAKAPTLSEPNLVSDELPNPLESKRRELRDNAIQDVIAGKTTPQMVNGSKVVKVGQRDLSRAAQQRSGKAKVDQYVELQREKTDKIFVVLAEFGNERHPSYPDQDTAPNVAGPTTFEGPLHNQIPAPNRAVDNSTVWQPDYSQEHYEKLYFGTGKNDESLKQYYEKQSSGRYTVDGVVTDWVKVPYNEARYGRSNGYPCGGNVCSNTWALIRDAANAWYADQLAKGRPAAEVNADLKSFDEWDRYDHDGDGNFNESDGYIDHFQIVHAGGDQADGDPHQGEDAIWSHRWAAFQGTGEGPADFPIGGAQIGTSGVWIYDYTIQPENGGRSVFYHEYAHDLGLPDDYDSAGDNANEYWTLMAQSRLGAKGEPFIGDRGGDLGAWNKLQLGWLDYHVLPAGQKKTMELGPEEYNSDKPQALVVPLGLKDVSHEVGAPADGSYQWWSGDADDLTNSAAHTLTRQVALPAGTSTLTFKARWDIEDCGPDPCDYAYVEVDSGNGVWTPIKGNITTATEAEGGAGIDGIQQNWTDAVFDLSAFAGKTIGLRFRYETDPAQRGNDTPLGNTLPNGLFVDKVTITNGATTVFADGDAAGNMGWTVDGFQNIQSSFITQHPHYYIAGWRTYVSFDKYLQYGPYYFNRPTEDRVDHFPYQTGLLISYWDTSQSDNQVSDHPGEGLNLYIDARPETLWRLDGQPWRTRVQIYDAPFSLRKADSFTLHHEDQAMYVRGPAANPLFDDTDDYFDENLPNHGVKLPAVGVKIKVLEENGTSVKIRVS; via the coding sequence GTGGGGCTGCTTGGTCTGTCGCTGGCCGCGACGACCAGCTTCGCGCTGAGCGGTGCGGCGCTCGGCCAGTCGCCGTCGGCGGCGGCGAAGGCCCCCACGCTGTCCGAGCCGAACCTGGTCTCGGACGAGCTACCCAACCCGCTCGAGTCGAAGCGTCGCGAGCTTCGCGACAACGCGATTCAGGACGTCATCGCCGGCAAGACCACGCCGCAGATGGTCAACGGCAGCAAGGTCGTCAAGGTGGGCCAGCGTGACCTGAGCCGGGCCGCTCAGCAGCGCAGCGGCAAGGCCAAGGTCGACCAGTACGTCGAACTGCAGCGGGAGAAGACCGACAAGATCTTCGTGGTCCTGGCGGAGTTCGGCAACGAGCGGCACCCGAGCTACCCCGATCAGGACACCGCGCCCAACGTCGCGGGTCCGACGACGTTCGAGGGTCCGCTGCACAACCAGATCCCGGCGCCGAACCGCGCTGTCGACAACTCCACTGTCTGGCAGCCGGACTACAGCCAGGAGCACTACGAGAAGCTCTACTTCGGCACCGGCAAGAACGACGAGTCGCTCAAGCAGTACTACGAGAAGCAGTCCTCGGGCCGTTACACCGTTGACGGTGTGGTGACCGACTGGGTCAAGGTGCCCTACAACGAGGCCCGCTACGGTCGCTCCAACGGCTACCCATGCGGTGGCAACGTCTGCTCCAACACCTGGGCGCTGATCCGCGACGCGGCCAACGCCTGGTACGCCGACCAGCTCGCCAAGGGCCGGCCAGCAGCCGAGGTGAACGCCGATCTGAAGAGCTTCGACGAGTGGGACCGCTACGACCACGACGGCGACGGCAACTTCAACGAGTCAGACGGCTACATCGACCACTTCCAGATCGTCCACGCCGGCGGCGACCAGGCCGACGGTGACCCGCACCAGGGCGAGGACGCCATCTGGAGCCACCGCTGGGCGGCCTTCCAAGGCACCGGCGAGGGTCCGGCCGACTTCCCGATCGGTGGTGCGCAGATCGGCACCAGTGGCGTGTGGATCTACGACTACACGATCCAGCCGGAAAACGGTGGTCGCAGCGTCTTCTACCACGAGTACGCGCACGACCTGGGCCTGCCGGACGACTACGACTCGGCCGGCGACAACGCCAACGAGTACTGGACGTTGATGGCCCAGAGCCGGCTCGGCGCCAAGGGTGAGCCGTTCATCGGCGACCGCGGCGGCGACCTCGGCGCCTGGAACAAGCTGCAGCTCGGCTGGCTGGACTACCACGTTCTCCCGGCCGGTCAGAAGAAGACCATGGAGCTCGGCCCGGAGGAATACAACTCCGACAAGCCACAGGCGCTGGTCGTGCCGCTCGGCCTCAAGGACGTCAGCCACGAGGTGGGCGCCCCGGCCGACGGCAGCTACCAGTGGTGGAGCGGCGACGCGGACGACCTGACGAACTCGGCGGCGCACACGCTGACGCGTCAGGTCGCGCTGCCGGCCGGCACTTCCACGCTGACCTTCAAGGCCCGCTGGGACATCGAGGACTGCGGCCCGGACCCGTGCGACTACGCGTACGTCGAGGTCGACTCGGGCAACGGGGTGTGGACGCCGATCAAGGGCAACATCACCACGGCCACCGAGGCCGAGGGTGGCGCGGGCATCGACGGCATCCAGCAGAACTGGACGGACGCCGTGTTCGACCTGTCGGCGTTCGCCGGCAAGACGATCGGCCTGCGGTTCCGTTACGAGACCGACCCGGCACAGCGCGGCAACGACACCCCGCTCGGCAACACGCTGCCCAACGGTCTCTTCGTCGACAAGGTGACGATCACCAACGGCGCTACCACGGTGTTCGCCGACGGTGACGCGGCCGGCAACATGGGCTGGACGGTGGACGGCTTCCAGAACATCCAGTCGTCGTTCATCACCCAGCACCCGCACTACTACATCGCGGGTTGGCGGACGTACGTCAGCTTCGACAAGTACCTCCAGTACGGCCCGTACTACTTCAACCGGCCGACCGAGGACCGGGTCGACCACTTCCCGTACCAGACCGGTCTGCTGATCTCCTACTGGGACACCTCCCAGTCGGACAACCAGGTCAGCGACCACCCGGGTGAGGGCCTCAACCTGTACATCGACGCCCGTCCCGAAACCCTGTGGCGCCTCGACGGCCAGCCGTGGCGCACCCGGGTCCAGATCTACGACGCGCCGTTCAGCCTCCGCAAGGCCGACTCCTTCACCCTGCACCACGAGGACCAGGCCATGTACGTGCGCGGGCCGGCGGCCAACCCGCTCTTCGACGACACCGACGACTACTTCGACGAGAACCTGCCGAACCACGGCGTCAAGCTGCCGGCAGTCGGAGTGAAGATCAAGGTGCTCGAGGAGAACGGCACCTCGGTCAAGATCAGGGTCTCCTGA
- a CDS encoding HAD-IB family hydrolase yields MGRSAAFFDLDKTVIAKSSALAFGRPFYRDGLITRRDVVKSAYAQLMFRLGGTDDQSMARIRDYLATLCKGWPVDQVGQIVTETLHELINPYIYAEAAALIDEHQAAGRDVVLVSASGEEIVKPIGALLGITDVIATRMGVTDGRYNGEVEFYAAGSAKVDAVTSLAKERGYDLADCYAYSDSTSDIPLLECVGHPSAVNPGRVLRRLAADNGWPVLEFRHPIPIGRRLRERPAVPVAAAAIGVGVGVAIGIAWYGRHRRTRPAPA; encoded by the coding sequence GTGGGCCGAAGTGCCGCGTTTTTCGACCTGGACAAGACCGTCATCGCCAAGTCAAGTGCCTTGGCGTTCGGTCGACCGTTCTATCGTGACGGCCTCATCACGCGCCGTGACGTCGTCAAGTCGGCGTATGCCCAGTTGATGTTCCGTCTCGGCGGCACCGACGACCAGTCGATGGCGCGGATCCGTGACTACTTGGCTACCCTCTGCAAGGGCTGGCCGGTCGACCAGGTCGGTCAGATCGTCACCGAGACCCTGCACGAGCTCATCAACCCCTACATCTACGCCGAGGCCGCCGCCCTGATCGACGAGCACCAGGCGGCCGGCCGCGACGTCGTGCTGGTCTCCGCCTCCGGCGAGGAGATCGTCAAGCCGATCGGCGCTCTGCTCGGCATCACCGACGTGATCGCCACCCGGATGGGCGTCACCGACGGCCGCTACAACGGCGAGGTCGAGTTCTACGCCGCCGGTTCGGCCAAGGTCGACGCGGTCACCTCGCTGGCCAAGGAGCGCGGCTACGACCTGGCCGACTGCTACGCCTACTCCGACTCGACCTCCGACATCCCGCTCCTCGAGTGCGTCGGCCACCCCAGCGCCGTCAACCCCGGCCGGGTCCTGCGTCGCCTCGCCGCCGACAACGGCTGGCCGGTGCTCGAGTTCCGCCACCCGATCCCGATCGGCCGGCGACTCCGCGAACGCCCGGCCGTCCCGGTCGCCGCCGCCGCGATCGGCGTCGGTGTCGGCGTAGCGATCGGCATCGCCTGGTACGGCCGCCACCGCCGCACCCGCCCAGCCCCGGCCTGA
- a CDS encoding oxidoreductase — protein sequence MLADPLAPLLALADVQDAVTTAREAADAAMRHRALRRQGGAVAAEVSLRSAVASAALAGYAHDREQVRAGVVTDPVVQGCLRVAAALPTLVDTWHRAPRQVLARLHVLAARGSVPASSLGHPVSAAAGPRLDALAALVAGGTSAPPLVLAAVVHGELLALQPFAGAPGVVARAAARLTLMSSGFDPRGLIAPEVGHLAREPEYVGAAGAFATGTPDGVRSWLRHCFVAVSLGAESLTEVAEQTWTAPQG from the coding sequence GTGCTCGCTGACCCGCTCGCGCCGCTGCTGGCGCTCGCCGACGTGCAGGACGCCGTCACCACCGCCCGGGAGGCCGCCGACGCCGCGATGCGGCATCGCGCGTTGCGCCGGCAGGGTGGGGCGGTCGCGGCCGAGGTGAGCCTGCGGTCCGCGGTCGCGTCGGCGGCTTTGGCGGGGTACGCGCACGATCGCGAGCAGGTCCGCGCCGGGGTCGTGACCGACCCGGTGGTGCAGGGGTGCCTGCGGGTGGCGGCGGCGCTGCCGACGCTGGTCGACACGTGGCACAGGGCGCCGCGGCAGGTGCTGGCGCGGTTGCACGTGCTGGCGGCGCGAGGTTCCGTGCCTGCGTCCTCACTCGGGCACCCCGTTTCGGCCGCCGCCGGCCCGCGGTTGGACGCGCTGGCCGCGTTGGTCGCCGGTGGGACGTCGGCGCCGCCACTGGTGCTGGCGGCGGTCGTACACGGTGAGTTGTTGGCTCTGCAGCCCTTTGCCGGTGCTCCGGGCGTGGTGGCGCGGGCGGCTGCCCGGTTGACGCTGATGTCGTCGGGCTTCGACCCGCGTGGGCTGATCGCGCCCGAGGTGGGGCATCTGGCCCGGGAGCCGGAGTACGTGGGTGCGGCTGGCGCGTTCGCGACCGGCACGCCGGACGGAGTGCGGTCGTGGTTGCGGCACTGCTTCGTGGCAGTGTCGTTGGGCGCCGAGTCGTTGACCGAGGTGGCCGAACAGACGTGGACGGCGCCTCAAGGCTGA